Proteins encoded by one window of Bacillus anthracis str. Vollum:
- a CDS encoding VirB4 family type IV secretion system protein — MVKLGKKEQQKYRTEGYDLDFISRVQPQGGIKFNEKYIAQGDCYVACLHVYSLAEDIPPLWLTALMNNKDTISSVDVATANKEEVVKDINRSITELKDRMTSERRSTDRDDAHWELQNLTDFARSITQQGEIVKLVKLRIYIYDPVLEQLEKRIGDIKKEIAGQNYKAQVYVFKQKEEWQTLFASYDDQIEYLGVKSGYPLPSKNIGFGIPFHHQDLKDPRGIYLGQTSTGGAFILDPFFSTGTRTSFSGFIFGKMGAGKSTLLKQLEEGLVAKDCFIRGFDKARDYYTVVQQQGGKIIDLSGVQDSEEVETGMINPLEVFATKITNTGAVDEKGSFIQHISKVTNMIRFLNTEFDDTVIQEFRKHLYAFYIEWGLVPQKGSDRPYKVTGYPPNHYPILEDFYKYLSNLKLEAGATPQRHRDLEAIKLQVEDMITVYGDMFNGHTTLKNFENEQIVFFDIDGISKYDKSVFNCQLFTALTLIWSHALKNGRQMKYLREEKNLSIEDVKYFMVFLDECHNVINSQNEFANRYVLEFEREMRKFFAGIFFATQSPQEMLPPPGSTVDVSTMKAIFELTQYKIFLNMDNSVLETLKSVLGESLTESEFRILPELKRGEAIVQVSSTETYNVMFDPDEKQLERFKGGQ; from the coding sequence GATTTTATTTCGAGGGTGCAGCCGCAAGGTGGCATTAAATTTAATGAGAAGTACATAGCGCAAGGTGACTGCTATGTCGCATGTTTACATGTGTACTCTTTAGCTGAAGATATTCCTCCGCTATGGCTAACGGCACTTATGAACAATAAAGATACGATTTCAAGTGTAGACGTAGCGACTGCAAATAAAGAAGAGGTGGTAAAAGATATTAACCGTTCCATCACGGAATTAAAAGACCGTATGACATCAGAACGTCGTTCTACGGATCGTGATGATGCTCATTGGGAATTGCAAAATTTAACTGACTTCGCTCGTTCGATTACGCAGCAAGGCGAAATTGTAAAACTCGTGAAGCTAAGAATCTATATTTATGATCCAGTATTAGAACAATTAGAGAAGCGAATTGGAGATATTAAGAAAGAAATTGCGGGGCAGAACTATAAAGCGCAAGTATATGTATTTAAACAAAAAGAAGAGTGGCAAACATTGTTTGCAAGCTATGACGATCAAATAGAATACTTGGGAGTGAAAAGTGGATATCCATTACCTTCAAAAAATATTGGTTTCGGTATTCCTTTTCATCATCAAGATTTAAAAGATCCAAGAGGAATTTACTTAGGACAAACCTCAACAGGTGGAGCATTTATTTTAGACCCGTTCTTCTCTACAGGTACTCGAACATCATTTAGTGGTTTTATTTTTGGTAAGATGGGCGCTGGTAAATCGACATTACTTAAACAGCTCGAAGAGGGTCTGGTTGCAAAGGATTGCTTCATTCGTGGGTTTGATAAAGCAAGAGATTATTACACAGTTGTACAGCAGCAAGGCGGTAAAATTATAGATTTAAGCGGGGTGCAAGATTCGGAAGAAGTAGAAACAGGAATGATTAATCCTTTAGAAGTATTCGCAACGAAAATCACCAATACAGGTGCAGTTGATGAGAAAGGTTCATTTATTCAACACATTTCAAAAGTCACAAATATGATTCGATTCTTGAATACAGAGTTTGATGATACGGTGATACAAGAGTTTCGTAAACACCTATATGCTTTCTATATTGAGTGGGGGCTTGTACCTCAAAAGGGAAGTGATCGCCCGTATAAAGTAACGGGATACCCTCCTAATCACTATCCAATTCTAGAAGATTTCTATAAATATCTTAGTAATTTAAAACTAGAAGCAGGGGCAACGCCACAACGTCACCGTGATTTAGAAGCAATAAAATTGCAGGTAGAGGACATGATTACGGTGTACGGTGATATGTTTAACGGTCATACAACACTTAAAAACTTTGAAAATGAACAGATTGTTTTCTTTGATATTGATGGCATTTCAAAATATGATAAATCAGTTTTTAACTGTCAGTTGTTTACTGCCTTAACTTTGATTTGGAGTCATGCTTTAAAAAATGGTCGTCAAATGAAGTACTTACGAGAAGAGAAAAACTTATCAATAGAAGACGTTAAGTATTTCATGGTTTTCCTTGATGAGTGTCATAACGTTATTAATTCACAAAATGAATTTGCTAACCGTTATGTCCTAGAGTTCGAACGTGAAATGCGAAAATTCTTTGCGGGTATATTTTTTGCAACACAATCACCACAAGAAATGTTACCACCGCCGGGAAGTACAGTTGATGTGTCTACGATGAAAGCGATCTTTGAATTAACTCAATATAAAATATTCTTGAACATGGATAACTCCGTGTTAGAGACTTTAAAAAGTGTTCTAGGTGAAAGTTTAACAGAGTCAGAGTTTCGTATCTTACCTGAGTTGAAACGCGGGGAAGCAATTGTACAGGTAAGTTCTACTGAAACATATAACGTGATGTTTGATCCTGACGAGAAACAATTAGAACGCTTTAAAGGTGGTCAGTAA
- a CDS encoding lysozyme family protein yields MAATQETAIDKYKKVKRIKWIVRLLGGSTGVVIAAAITLLLIVSMAIFGGQSSTGTPNGGISGTATVKNLPPEVMRWQAMVEQECAAQGVPELVPYVLAIIMVESNGISEKLPDIMQSSESQGWAMNTISNPKDSIYYGVMHLKGAFDDAKMLGINDLLAIVQTYNFGRNYVHWLAANNKTHSIQTADYYSLTVVAPAGGNRNGTTIGYSQPVAVAYNGGYRYINGGNFFYAEMVKQYLSFDGAGGTSGQIPGGSETFKVMMDEVLKYNGNPYVWGGKSSSQGFDCSGLTYWAYKTAGITIPISAATQYDFTVEVDPKDAQPGDLVFFRGTYGGPNHVSHVGIYIDANTMYDSNGSGVGYHQFTSSYWQQHYAGIRRVPR; encoded by the coding sequence ATGGCAGCTACACAAGAAACAGCCATAGATAAGTATAAGAAAGTAAAAAGAATAAAATGGATTGTTCGCTTGTTAGGTGGTTCTACAGGAGTGGTAATTGCGGCAGCCATTACCCTTCTCTTAATTGTAAGCATGGCTATTTTTGGCGGGCAAAGTTCTACGGGTACACCGAATGGCGGTATAAGTGGGACTGCAACAGTGAAGAACTTACCGCCTGAAGTCATGAGGTGGCAAGCGATGGTGGAACAGGAATGTGCAGCGCAAGGTGTACCAGAACTCGTTCCCTATGTGCTAGCAATCATTATGGTAGAGAGTAATGGTATTTCTGAAAAGCTACCCGATATTATGCAATCATCCGAATCACAAGGTTGGGCGATGAATACAATTTCTAACCCGAAAGATTCTATTTATTATGGTGTGATGCATTTAAAGGGTGCTTTTGATGATGCAAAAATGCTAGGAATTAATGATTTATTAGCCATTGTACAAACATATAACTTTGGTCGTAATTATGTGCATTGGTTAGCAGCAAATAATAAAACCCATTCTATACAAACTGCGGATTATTACTCTTTAACGGTTGTTGCACCTGCTGGCGGTAATAGAAACGGAACAACAATTGGATACAGTCAACCTGTTGCAGTTGCTTACAATGGTGGTTATCGCTATATCAATGGCGGTAACTTTTTTTATGCAGAAATGGTGAAGCAGTATTTAAGTTTTGATGGAGCAGGTGGAACTTCAGGGCAAATTCCGGGCGGTTCAGAAACATTTAAGGTCATGATGGATGAAGTTTTGAAGTACAACGGTAATCCTTATGTGTGGGGTGGAAAGAGTTCTTCGCAAGGATTTGATTGCAGCGGTTTAACGTATTGGGCGTATAAAACGGCAGGTATTACAATCCCAATATCGGCAGCAACGCAATATGACTTTACTGTAGAAGTTGATCCGAAGGATGCACAACCAGGCGATTTAGTTTTCTTTAGAGGGACATATGGTGGTCCGAATCATGTCAGTCATGTGGGTATCTATATTGATGCAAATACAATGTATGACTCTAATGGTAGCGGTGTTGGATACCATCAATTTACCTCATCATACTGGCAACAACACTATGCAGGAATTCGAAGAGTACCAAGATGA
- a CDS encoding DUF5513 family protein: MLLSELKPNHDYAKEGKYLILSLRKKKGVRKDKFIEIPITWFDYNFGEKVEWLIVREYQPSVNGKEKYTNCKLENIHAQVSVVNVKGERMK, encoded by the coding sequence ATGCTTTTGAGTGAACTAAAACCCAATCATGATTATGCAAAAGAAGGGAAGTATTTAATTTTAAGTCTTCGGAAAAAGAAGGGGGTTCGAAAAGATAAGTTCATTGAAATACCGATTACATGGTTTGATTATAACTTTGGAGAAAAAGTGGAATGGCTCATTGTACGAGAATATCAGCCAAGTGTTAACGGGAAAGAAAAGTATACAAACTGTAAACTGGAAAACATTCACGCACAAGTGAGTGTAGTAAATGTGAAAGGAGAAAGAATGAAATGA